From the Candidozyma auris chromosome 2, complete sequence genome, the window TCCAAAAGCCACAACAAGAAGGGAGCCATCTATTCTTTCTTGGCGCTTTGGAAATTGTGGTTTGCATCACTGATCATTGCATTTATAGCGATCGTCTATAAGATATCCTTCAATTGATCGTCAACGAAACGGTATCAAACAGGTTTGAAGATTGACTTCACCAGCTTCCAGAATTCCATTTTTTCTGTTGGCCTCTCTATTATTTGATAGTGACTACCCGAGCCATAGGAGCCTTTAGCCAGCTCGAAAAGACCGAGCATTGACCTTCCAGCATTAAGTTTTTGAGGGGTTATCTGTCGTCTTTGATTTTGCCTTTCAACCCACTCATCGACGAGTGCGGTCAAATTCTTTATCACTGCGTCGTACAGCATACTTATCTCATTCTCAGGAGTCATCTTCCACTTGTGCAAGCTCGAGGATGGACACTGTAAGTTATAATTGCGAATGCCCTTGTTGAGATCGTCGACCTTAGCGGAGATATAGGGATAGTATAGACGACGAAACTCTGGCATATACAATTCCTTCTGTAAGTATGAACTATCAGGGGCTACCTTAGCAAGAATCTCGGATTTTGATTGGCCATGGTTGTTCAGTAGATGAGTAATGATGATATTGAACCACTTTTTCTGCAAATCTAGACGAAACACTTGTTTCTCCTTTTCCACGCCTTGCTGGCTTTCGATCCAAGGCGGTAAGCATTCTTGTGAGTTGAGAATCTcattcacaaaaaaattggtgTCTGTGCTATTAGCCAATCTTTGGCGATCAAGCGGCTTTCCCCTGACGGCATCCATCTCTGGACTGTTGAACTTCCCACTTTTTTGATCGATCTTTGCGTTGATTCTGGCATCCGCTAGCGATGTTACCATTCCAAGCGTGGTTCTTGGCGACGTTGCATCTATAAACATCGATGGACCCATCAACCTCTCCTTGTACATTTCTCTGAAGTTGTCCTTCTCAGCCTCCTCAGGCGTCTTGGTCTTCGATACCTTATAATCCAAACTGGACTCTCTAGCATTGGCAATACGCTCTTTAGTAGGAACCTGTGGCGATATGATAGTTTTCTGTCTCGGCATTGCTTTGGCCTTGGGAGCAGAATCCACGAGCATTCGAAGAGCCGTGTCCTCTACCCTTTCAGTACCTCTCCACGGTGGGTTCGTGATTGTGTCAGCAAGGTCTCTTGCCTCTTTAGTCCTCAAAAGATTTTCACTTTTCACGTATGCTAATTCTTTTTGGTATTTGTGCTGGAACTCTTTGTCTGAACTTTCCTTAGTGTATTGAGCATACATTTCTCGAAGTCGTGGCTCCTTATCCATTAAGGAGGTTGGAGTCGACGGGACTTTCTCGTCAAGAATCTGCTGAAATCTCTCAGCAAGTGCTGAAGTATCTGATTTATATCTATAGAGCCGTAGTATCCTGGAAGCCATGGTGGCAACAGATCTGAGGGTAAGATCTGGGACCCGATAAGCCGTAATGGGAGGTGCGCATATGCAGTAAATTCGTCGAATTTGTTTGAAGCAACAGTATCTCACAATCACAACATACGAATAAACTACATGGTATGTAATGCTTATTGCATTTAGGCATCAGATCCAGTCCACGTGTTTTTGATTGTCATTTCCAATTGCTTTTCTCTCATAAACGTTCGACGTAAAGCAACCACCTGCAAGTTCTTCTGTTTGTCAGGCTCATTTTAGCCAAAATAGAATGTTGGGATACCAAATGTAAGGTCCAAGCTTCCATAAATTCAAACACACAATCGCCTCGACTATAACTAGAACGTACGATCTTCCTTTTCAAAGGCATGTTGCGCTGCACAGCCTAACGTCAGCAACGCGATAGAGCTGATGATATTAAATGTATGAAATTTACCTAGAATTTTAATGGGAACTTCGCAATTCAACGtctcttgaagtcttgaaagaaaatccGCAAAAGTGTACGCAAGATGAAATATCTCAAAGGATAAGACATCTAGTATTGAAACACATACTTCTTATGACCAGCCTATAATATTTAAAATACGGATGTTCCGGTTGCGTTCAAGATGTACTAGTAGACCTGTAACATCGACAGAGTGTAATATCATTCGGCATACATGTTCAAGTGTAGGGCTTCAAGAAACGCATGGCTCGTACATCTTCAGAAAAGGCACGTAAAGAAAAGGGTCCATTTCCAAAACTTATCAATAGTTGTGGCCTACCTTTTGAGgatttttcgcagccacgGAGAATTCAAACACAGTACTACCTTTAGACCCCTTAACAAACCAGATAAGcgaaagaagaagcttggGTTTTCCATCGAAGCCTAAAAAAGCAAAACATATCTCAATAAAGTCTCATCAAAGTTGAACTTTTTTCATTAATTAATCCTCCGCCTAGCAAAGTCTCGCCTGCATGGCTCCGCCCACAACTCCTGGCGTTATCATACTTTCTCGCGCTATTATTCGGTTGCAAAGTCACAAACGTGTAAGCGAGATTGTGATCTGAACAGCTGcagaaggaagaaaacatcatcaggattttgcttgatttctccATAGCTTCAAACTGTCTTGAGACCGCCGTCTACAGCAAGATCTCGCTATTTAGACCTCTTCAACCCTAACTCTGCCTCCCCTTACGCATAGCGGATGCGGCAGCGCGCCGCTAACAAATTTTCAACTCCGAATACCGTCTTCACCACCCTTAGTGAGGTCCCAATCTTAAACTTACCCATTTCTTTAGAGGTTTCCATGAAGTGCACTAACCTCTTTGCTGCGGCGTTTGCTGCGCTTGCTTTGGCACACCCTGGTTCGGCTACACCGTCTGCCGATCTTGCCCTACAGAAGAACGAGGTGTCATCTCCATACAAGGCTGGCCACATAGGGGTCGATCCACACGACACAACAAACAAGGCGCCAATTGTTGgaggttcttcttcagatgAGCTGGGGCTTGATGATACCCACACAGACAATGCCGCCTCGTTCTACATGGCGGTGTCGATGATTACCGTAAGTGAGATTGGCGATAAGACCTTTCTCATTGCTGCGCTTATGGCAATGAAAAACTCGAAGCTTGTGGTGTTTTCGTCGGCGTTTTCGTCGTTGGCGGTCATGACAGTGTTGCTGGGCATCGTGGGCCACGCATTGCCCTCGTTGATCTCGAGGAGAGTAACCCAATTCCTTGCCTCGGTGCTATTCGTGGTGTTCGGGATCAAATTGTTGCGTGAAGGTCTCTCGATGTCGAAAGAGGCAGGCGTAGATGAAGAGTTGGCTGAAGTCGAGGAAGAGTTGGCT encodes:
- the GDT1 gene encoding putative ribosome biosynthesis protein; the protein is MKCTNLFAAAFAALALAHPGSATPSADLALQKNEVSSPYKAGHIGVDPHDTTNKAPIVGGSSSDESGLDDTHTDNAASFYMAVSMITVSEIGDKTFLIAALMAMKNSKLVVFSSAFSSLAVMTVLSGIVGHALPSLISRRVTQFLASVLFVVFGIKLLREGLSMSKEAGVDEELAEVEEELASSQMNHHLENLESGGAAQESISPVRSAHLQSKTWYSDIGHQLENLASFVLSPVWIQVFVMTFLGEWGDRSQIATIAMAAGSDYWFVILGAVVGHALCTAAACIGGQLLATRISMRTVTLGGAVAFFVFSIMYFYDFYTYSETAE